Proteins encoded together in one Musa acuminata AAA Group cultivar baxijiao chromosome BXJ3-6, Cavendish_Baxijiao_AAA, whole genome shotgun sequence window:
- the LOC135640538 gene encoding fructokinase-2-like: protein MGEKEGGEAGLVVSFGEMLIDFVPDVAGVSLAESPGFLKAPGGAPANVAVAVARLGGRSAFVGKFGDDEFGHMLVDILEENGVDIDGVLFDPHARTALAFVTLKRNGEREFMFYRNPSADMLLTESELNLSLIKRAKIFHYGSISLISEPCRSAHLAAMRAAKEAGALLSYDPNARLPLWPSEEAARAGIRSIWTEADFIKISDEEVAFLTQDDPQSEEVVMSLWSDGLKLMVVTDGEKGCRYFTKDFKGRVPGYRVNTVDTTGAGDAFLGALLNSIANDTSLFQNEGKLREALKVANASGAICTTRKGAIPALPTMPAATELVAKGK from the exons ATGGGTGAGAAGGAAGGAGGGGAGGCGGGGCTGGTGGTGTCGTTCGGGGAGATGCTGATCGACTTCGTGCCGGACGTGGCGGGGGTGTCTCTGGCGGAGTCGCCGGGCTTCCTGAAGGCACCCGGCGGAGCTCCGGCCAACGTCGCCGTCGCCGTGGCCAGGCTCGGCGGCCGCTCCGCCTTTGTTGGAAAG TTTGGTGATGATGAGTTTGGGCACATGCTTGTCGACATACTAGAGGAGAACGGGGTGGATATCGATGGCGTGCTGTTCGATCCTCATGCGCGTACTGCTCTAGCCTTCGTCACCCTCAAGAGGAATGGCGAGCGAGAGTTCATGTTTTACCGCAACCCCAGTGCAGATATGCTCCTGACTGAATCAGAGCTGAACCTTTCCCTCATCAAACGTGCTAAGATATTCCACTACGGCTCCATAAGTCTCATCTCTGAGCCCTGCCGATCTGCACATCTTGCCGCCATGCGTGCTGCCAAAGAAGCTGGTGCCCTGCTATCTTATGACCCCAATGCAAGGCTTCCTCTGTGGCCATCGGAGGAGGCTGCTCGTGCTGGCATCAGGAGCATCTGGACTGAAGCTGACTTCATCAAG ATTAGTGACGAAGAGGTGGCTTTTCTAACACAAGATGATCCGCAGAGTGAGGAAGTTGTAATGTCACTGTGGTCTGACGGGTTAAAGCTGATGGTTGTCACTGATGGAGAGAAGGGATGCAGATATTTCACTAAG GATTTCAAGGGACGGGTTCCAGGATATAGAGTAAACACAGTGGATACTACTGGTGCTGGGGATGCTTTTCTTGGTGCTCTTCTGAACTCCATTGCCAATGACACCTCTCTCTTCCAG aatgAGGGGAAGCTAAGGGAGGCACTCAAAGTAGCGAACGCTAGCGGAGCAATCTGCACAACCCGGAAAGGAGCAATTCCAGCCCTTCCAACCATGCCAGCGGCCACAGAACTTGTTGCCAAGGGGAAATGA
- the LOC103988131 gene encoding peroxidase 47 produces the protein MVASYVVVLFLLIELLISGAEALSMDYYMMSCPFMDQIVRNTVNQALRQDPTLAAGLLRLHFHDCFVQGCDASVLIDSTEDNTAEKDSPANLSLRGYEVIDTAKKSIEDQCPGVVSCADIVAVAARDAVFWAGGPFYEISKGRKDGRRSKIEDTVNLPAPTLNSTALIKVFDQHGFDARELVALSGAHTLGVARCASFKNRLSNFDSANDVDPTLDSSFSRTLSRACSAGDDTQVPFDRTRNSFDTGYFNALQRGMGLLSSDQTLFTDPRTRPVVSGYAANVAMFFLDFQQAVIKMGLLDVKDGSQGEVRLHCRRVN, from the exons ATGGTTGCTTCCTACGTGGTGGTGTTGTTCCTGCTAATTGAGCTGCTCATCAGTGGTGCAGAGGCTTTAAGTATGGATTACTACATGATGAGCTGCCCTTTCATGGATCAAATAGTGAGGAACACAGTGAATCAAGCTCTGAGACAGGATCCCACTCTGGCTGCGGGGCTTCTGAGACTGCACTTCCATGACTGTTTCGTCCAG GGATGTGATGCGTCCGTTCTCATCGATTCCACGGAGGATAACACTGCAGAGAAGGACTCTCCTGCAAACCTAAGTTTACGTGGCTATGAGGTCATAGACACGGCAAAGAAATCCATCGAGGATCAATGTCCGGGAGTCGTCTCATGTGCCGATATCGTCGCAGTGGCAGCTAGAGATGCCGTTTTCTGG GCTGGTGGCCCCTTCTATGAGATCTCGAAAGGGAGAAAGGATGGGAGAAGGTCCAAAATAGAAGACACGGTCAACCTTCCTGCCCCCACCCTCAACAGCACAGCCCTCATCAAGGTGTTTGATCAGCATGGGTTTGATGCACGGGAGCTGGTGGCTTTGTCTG GTGCGCACACTCTGGGCGTTGCGAGGTGTGCGTCGTTCAAGAACCGGCTGAGCAACTTCGACTCCGCCAACGACGTCGACCCGACGCTGGACTCGAGCTTCTCGAGGACGCTGTCGAGAGCGTGCAGCGCCGGCGACGACACGCAGGTGCCGTTCGACAGGACCAGGAACTCCTTCGACACCGGCTACTTCAACGCGCTGCAGAGAGGCATGGGGCTGCTCTCCTCCGACCAAACCCTGTTCACCGACCCTCGCACGCGGCCCGTCGTCAGCGGCTACGCCGCCAACGTGGCCATGTTCTTCCTCGACTTCCAGCAGGCCGTCATCAAGATGGGCTTGCTTGATGTCAAAGATGGCAGCCAAGGAGAGGTTCGGCTCCACTGCCGCAGGGTCAACTGA
- the LOC103988132 gene encoding succinate dehydrogenase subunit 6, mitochondrial, with protein sequence MAEGSDSSAMGFLGRHYEEVKEHWKNNFAFLDYYKKTFGRRKPLPKWTDADVEEFIASDPVYGPQLKDIRESRKYAIFGALLGAAHLGGVSLRYSKSPHGFVLATGFGALCGGVLGLEVAEHWKQLYKIDKQAANLRFLYWWEDKTLGNQRN encoded by the exons ATGGCTGAAGGCTCAGATTCGTCGGCGATGGGGTTCTTGGGGAGGCACTACGAGGAGGTGAAGGAGCACTGGAAGAATAATTTTGCTTTCTTGGACTACTACAAGAAGACCTTCGGCCGCAGGAAGCCGCTCCCCAAGTGGACCGATGCCGACGTCGAGGAGTTCATCGCCTCCGATCCCGTCTACGGCCCCCAG TTGAAGGATATAAGGGAATCGAGGAAGTATGCAATTTTTGGAGCTCTACTTGGTGCAGCACATCTAGGTGGAGTTTCCTTGAGATACTCGAAGAGCCCTCATG GCTTTGTTTTGGCTACTGGGTTTGGAGCCCTCTGTGGTGGTGTCTTGGGACTGGAAGTTGCTGAACATTGGAAGCAGCTCTACAAGATTGATAAGCAGGCTGCGAATCTCAGGTTCCTTTACTGGTGGGAGGACAAAACTCTAG GAAATCAAAGAAACTGA